The DNA region GAAGTGTTCCGTTCGGGGCTGGAAGCGGTGGACAAAAATCAGGAGGAATCGGGGCTGGCCATCGGCCTGTCCCGCCGGCAGCTGTTCCGGCACATCGTGCTGCCGCAAGCGCTGCGCATCGCGATTCCGTCGCTGTTCGCCAACTTCATCTTTCTGCTGAAGGAGACGACCATCGTCTCCGCGATCGCGGTGCCCGAGCTGCTGTTCACCACGACAAGCTATATCTCTTTGTACTATAAAACGTATGAAATGCTGTTGATGATGACCTTCTGTTATTTGCTTATTTTTCTGCCGCTGTCTTTCGGGCTGAGCTGGATCGAAAGGAGGTACCGGCATGGAGCGTACGGGAATTGAACTGCTTGTCTTCAGTTTGCCGGAGCTGGGCCGCGGCGTATGGAAAACGGTTTTAATTTCGCTTTATACGATTGCGATCAGCATCGTCTGCGGCCTCGGGTTTGGAGCGCTCCGCACTTCGCGGCGCCTGTGGCTGCGGATTGCAACGCGTGCGGTGCTCGAGCTGTTTCGCAGCGTACCGGTGCTGGTCTGGCTGTTTTTCTTTTTTTTCGGCCTGCCGTTGTTTTTCGGGATCGACATTCCCGCTTTTGCTTCGGCCGTGCTGGTTTTGTCGCTTTGGGGCATGACGGAAATCGGCGAGGTGGCGCGCGGCGCGCTGCAGTCGCTGCCTAAAGGCCAGCTTGAAGCGGGCCAAGCGATCGGGCTTAATACCCGCCAGCTGTACATATATGTGCTGATCCCGCAGGCGGTGCGCCGGATGATACCTCCGAGCATCAACGTGTTCACCCGGATCGTGATGACCAGTTCGCTGACCGTGCTGGTCGGAGTTACGGAAATGATCAAATCGGGGCAGCAAATCATCGAACGGAATTACAAATACGGCCTGGCGGCGATCATCATTTACGGCGCGCTGTTTGCCTTGTATTTTCTGATTTGTTATCCGCTGTCCGTCTATTCGCGGCGGCTGGAGAAGAAGTGGGCGGAGTAGTTCAACTTAACGGAAAGGCGGGACAGGACATGGGCGAAAGCTTATTAAGCCTGGAGGGCGTCGTGAAAATTTTCGACAAACATCCGGTTCTGAACGGGATCGACCTGGAAGTGGCGCAAGGCGAAGTCGTCGTTATTCTCGGACCTAGCGGCTGCGGCAAAAGCACCCTCCTGCGATGTTTGAACGGTCTTGAACCGGTGCAGGGCGGGAGCATTCGCTTTCAGGGCGAGGACCTTACTGCGGGCAAGGCGATCTGGCAGCAGGTCCGGCAAAAGATCGGCATGGTGTTTCAGAGCTATCATCTGTTTCCCCATATGACGGTACTGGAAAATATTTTGCTGGGACCGCTGAAGGTACAAAAACGCTCAAGAGCCGAAGCGGCGGCGGAAGCGCTGCAGTTGCTGGAAAGGGTAGGCCTGGCGGACAAAAAGGACGCCTATCCGCGCCAGCTCTCCGGCGGACAGCAGCAGCGGATTGCGATTGTGCGCGCGCTGATCATGCACCCGCAGGTCATGTTGTTTGACGAGGTTACGGCCGCGCTGGATCCCGAAATGGTCAAAGAGGTGCTGGAGGTGATGCTGGATTTGGCGAAACGGGGGATGACCATGCTGATCGTCACGCACGAAATGGGTTTTGCCCGCGCCGTGGCGGACCGGATCGTGTTTATGGATCAGGGGGAAATCCGCGAAACCGCAAAGCCGGATGAATTTTTTGCGGGACCGCGAAGCGAACGGGCCAGGCAGTTTTTGGGGCAGTTTTTTGCCATCGAAACCGGAAAAGGGAGTGGAAACCTATGAAAAACTCATGGAAACGGGCATTATCTGTATTATCTTTATTGCTGCTTGCGGGGATGCTGACCGCTTGCGGCGGCGATTCCTCCGGCGCGGCCGGCGGCTCGGCGGGAGCCAAGGAGGCTTCCGGCGGCGGCATTCAGGCCATTAAAGACCGCGGCAAACTGATCGTCGGCGTATTTTCCGACAAGCCGCCTTTCGGGTTTACGGACGAACTAGGAAATTTCATCGGTTTTGACAACGATTTGGCCAAACGGTTCGCCAAGGATTTGCTCGGCGACGAAACGAAAATTGAATTCGTCACGGTCGAGCCGGCCAGCCGGATTCCTTACTTGCAAAGCGGCAAGGTGGACCTGATCGTCGCCAATATGACGGTCACGGACGAACGGGCCGAGCAGGTAGACTTCACCAACCCGACGATGAAAGTGGCGACCCAGGTGCTCGTCGCAGACAACAGCGGAATTCAAACGCTGGACGACCTGAAGGGGAAGAAAATCATCGTAACCAAGGGAACGACCGCCGATATTTTTCTGACGGAAAACCGCCCGGATATCGAACTGGTCAAATACGATAAAAACACCGAGTCTTTGCAGGCGCTGAAAGACGGACGCGGCGACGGCTACGCTCAGGACAATTTCATCTTAATCGGCTGGGCCAAGGATAACCCGGGGTTTCATCTGATCGAAGAAAAGCTGGAAAAAGAAGCGCCGATCGCTCCGGCTGTCCAAAAAGGCAACACGGAGCTGAGGGATTGGGTCAATACCGAGCTGGAAAATCTGGGGAAGGAGCAGTTCCTGCTCCAACTGTATAACAAATACGTCAAAGACGAGCTGGGGCCCGATACCGATCCCAATGAGGTCATCACGGAGGGCGGCAAGCTTTAGTCCGGTTAAACCTGCAAACCTTTTTGCAGGTTTTTTCACGTCCAGTCTTAGAACCTGGTACTATTATGTGGTATAATGAGTTGATCGAAATAACTGGCAACTTCAGTTTAAAAGGGGATAGATCAACTTGAACTATGAGCAGTGGCTGGCGCCGGAATTTTACAATATAACATCGGAGATGGAGAACCACGACCCGGGGAAAACGGCTTTAAAATGGTTAAGCGAGCAAGGCGATTATGAGGAAATTTCATACGGAGACCTGCTGGCCGGGGCGAACCGGCTTGCCGGAGGATTGTCCGGGCTCGGATTAAACAAAGGGGACCGCGTGCTGGTGATGATGCCGCGGCATATTAATGCTTACGTAATTTATGTGGCCTGCTTGAAGCTGGGGCTGACGATCATTCCTTCGTCCGAGATGCTGCGGGCCAAGGACTTGGCTTACCGGCTTCGGCACTCCGGGGCGCGGGCGGTCATCGCCTGGCACAATGCGACCGGGGAGGCGGACAACATTGATGAGGAGCTGCCGTCATGGGCATTTCGCATCGCGGTTGCCGGAAGCAACGAAACCGTCCCCGCTCCAGCCGGGTGGGTTATGCTCGATTCATTGATGGACGGGCAGCCGGACACCTTTGAGGCGGTGCGGACTCACCGCGACGATATGGCCATTTTGGCTTATACGTCCGGAACGACCGGCAATCCGAAGGGCGTCGTGCACAGCCATGGGTGGGGTTACGCGCATCTCAGGATCACCTCGGCCTGGCTGGACATTCGAAGCGCCGATACAGTGTGGGCCACAGCCGCGCCGGGCTGGCAAAAATGGATTTGGACCCCGTTCCTGTCGGTGCTGGGGAATGGGGCGACCGGTTTCGTATATCAGGGGACGTTCCAACCGCATCGCTACCTGCAGCTATTGGAGAATTACGGCATTCAGGTCATGTGCTGCACGCCGACCGAATATCGGATCATGTCGAAAACGGACGGGCTAGGCGGTTATAACCTATCCGGCCTGCGCAGCGCCGTTTCCGCCGGGGAGCCGCTAAACGATGAAGTGATCCGGAAATTTCAAGAGGAATTGAACATCACCATTCGCGACGGATACGGGCAAACCGAAAGCACGCTGCTGATCGGCAATCTGAAGGATACTCCGCTTAAGCAGGGATCGATGGGCAAAGCGGTTTCCCCGGGCGTGGCGGAGGTGGTCGACGAGCGGGGAACTCCGCTTCCGGCGGGACAAGTCGGGGATATTGCCGTTCATGTTAGCATGCCGGCTTTGTTTAAAAACTATTACCTGGAGCCGGAGCGGAAGCAACAAAACGTGCGCGGTGAGTATTTTATTACCGGGGACCGGGCGCGAATGGACGAAGAAGGCTATTTCTGGTTCGAGGGGCGCGGCGACGATATCATCATCAGTTCCGGATATACGATCGGGCCGTTTGAAGTCGAAGAAGCGCTGATGAAGCATCCTGCCGTCAAGGAATGCGCCGCCGTGGCGAGTCCCGACGAAATTCGCGGGCATATCGTCAAAGCTTTTGTTGTGCTGAAAGAAGGGGCGGCGGGTTCGCCGCAACTGGTCAAGCAGCTTCAGGCTCATGTCAAAGCGGTGACGGCCCCGTATAAATATCCGCGGAAGATCGAATTTGTCGCTGAACTGCCAAAAACGAATACGGGCAAAATCCGCAGAGTAGAGCTGCGGGAGCGGGAGGAGCGCGCAGCCTTGAAGGTGAAAAGCTCCATTTAAAAAAGAGGACTCCGAACTAGGGCAAGAAGGCCTTGATGTAATTGGGGAAAATCACCGACGACTTCATGAATTCGTTACATGGTAAGAAGGACGGCTCGATGAGATCAAATGCAAAAGCCCCATTTGAATTTCTGCAAATTTCTGCTTTTGGGCGGTTGAAGTGCAAAAATACATCTCATTTGCAGCTATAGGATAAAAAGGTAGCTTATCATAAGAAATGAACTGCATATTTGCAGTTGAACCGCCTGTTTCGGGGATTTTCGACGAAAATCGCATGCCCTTTTGCATTTCGTGCCGCTAGCGTTGCATTTAAGTCTGGCAAGATACATTTTCTGAGCACACCAATGCTCTAACGGTTGCCACAAGCGCTATTTGTTCCAATACCATTGATTTCAAATTGTAACGGTTGCCATGGTGCTTATTTCGCTGAAATCCGGTAATTTTTGCCTTAGATTCAGGCAAATAACGGCGCTCGCAACCGTTAGAATTTAGATAAGGTCTTTTTTCGGCAAATAGCCGCTGCTACAACCGTTTAGATTTCGGATAGCTTTCACGGGAAAGCTTGAGCAAAAGTTAATTCAACGCCAGTGATTTCGTGCCGATTTCCCCTCTTCCTTTTTCCAGCTCCGGGTTCCATCGCTGTTAAATCCATGCTCTATCTGCTTTAAAGTTGGTTTCCGCTGCGGCCTAAGCGGCAGGAGTGTGGGATTGGCAAAAGTTCGAACGCATATTGTCCGGGCCTTTTCCTCAAATTAGTAAGGACCTGCATCTTATCATCTTTTTGGAGGAGGCTAAAACATGGCAAATCCTTATTCCAGCATGCAATCGCAAAACCCGATCTCATCCGCCCAGCAGTCCGTCAAAAAAGCGCACCGGGCCGTAACGCAAGCACAGTCCCATCCGAGCGAAGAAACGGTGGAAAATGCCTATAACGCCATTCACAAAGCGGAGAACGCCATTTCCCAGGCGGATGGGCGCATGAACCCGGAACCGCTGGAACGCGCCAAGGAAGATTTGCAGGAGGATCAGGCCGATTTGGCTGAAGCGGAAAGCCGGCTGCGGTAACGAATGCGGCAGCGAGTATATGGCGAAATCGAAAATGTTACAGAACATGGGTTGACATGAACGCGAATTGCCTTTACTATAGACTCACGCTTAGTTTCCGGCTTAAGGAGCCGGGAAACGGGGGAACCATTTTTTTGGGGCGAATCATTCAGCAATGATTGTAGGGTACCATCTTACCCGAGCCCGTCAGCTAACCTCGTCAGCAGTGGATGGGTCTATATTGCGACATTAAGAGATTTTATTAGGCCCTTTTATAAGGGCCTTTGTCCGTTTTAAGGACCCTGCTGGGTAAGCTTTGTCTTCTCCAAGCGGCGGTCCTTTTTGGTTTGGACAAATATTTCTTATGAGGGGATGAGGAGGAATGAATCAATTGGAAACGTCCGTAATTTTTGATCCAAAGACGGATGCTTACCCTTCCCGGGTTTATGCTGAGCCGAGATGGCTTCCGCGGCAGGATCCCATCGTATATGGCGAGTGGAACGCGGAAAGCGGAATCAGCAAAGAGCATTCGGATTTTTACGCCAAAAACGGTTATCTGTTCCTGGAGAACTTTTTTGGCGGAGCGGAATTAAAGGGCTATCAGGAGAAGGCGCAGCGCTTGCGGGAAGCATCCCGGAACCTTTCATCCGATGAAATTATCCGCCAGCCCGGCGGGGAAGAAGTGCATTCGATCTTTGCGATTCATCGGACCCACCCGGTTTTTCAGGAGTTGTCCCGGCATCCGAGACTGCTCGCGATCGTCGAGCATGTTTTGGGGGGACCAAGCTACATCCATCAGTCGCGGATCAATTACAAGCCGGCATTTACCGGCAAAGAGTTCTACTGGCATTCGGACTTTGAGACCTGGCATGTGGAGGACGGGATGCCCCGGATGCGGGCGCTCAGCTGCTTGATCGCACTGGAAGACAATTATCCGTTTAACGGACCGCTTATGGTCATGCCCGGTTCCCATCAAATCTTCGTGTCGTGCGTCGGCCAGGCGCCTGATGATTGCTCCAAGGAATTCATCGCGCCCGATCAGGCGAGCTTAACCGAGCTGGCGAAGCGCTGCGGCATTGAAACGCCGGTCGGCAAGGCAGGCTCCGTACTGCTGTTCGACTGCAATTTGATGCACGGCTCCAACAGCAACATTACGCCGTACCCGCGCAGCAATATTTTTATGGTCTATAACAGCGTAGCAAACAAACTGGCGGAGCCTTATTTCGGGAAGAAGCCGAGACCCGAATACATGGCGGCCCGCACGGAATTTTAAGAAAAAAAGCCGTCCCGGCAAAATGGCTTTGCGTTGGGACGGCTTTATACATAAAGAAGCGCAAA from Paenibacillus macerans includes:
- a CDS encoding amino acid ABC transporter permease, producing the protein MERTGIELLVFSLPELGRGVWKTVLISLYTIAISIVCGLGFGALRTSRRLWLRIATRAVLELFRSVPVLVWLFFFFFGLPLFFGIDIPAFASAVLVLSLWGMTEIGEVARGALQSLPKGQLEAGQAIGLNTRQLYIYVLIPQAVRRMIPPSINVFTRIVMTSSLTVLVGVTEMIKSGQQIIERNYKYGLAAIIIYGALFALYFLICYPLSVYSRRLEKKWAE
- a CDS encoding acyl-CoA synthetase encodes the protein MENHDPGKTALKWLSEQGDYEEISYGDLLAGANRLAGGLSGLGLNKGDRVLVMMPRHINAYVIYVACLKLGLTIIPSSEMLRAKDLAYRLRHSGARAVIAWHNATGEADNIDEELPSWAFRIAVAGSNETVPAPAGWVMLDSLMDGQPDTFEAVRTHRDDMAILAYTSGTTGNPKGVVHSHGWGYAHLRITSAWLDIRSADTVWATAAPGWQKWIWTPFLSVLGNGATGFVYQGTFQPHRYLQLLENYGIQVMCCTPTEYRIMSKTDGLGGYNLSGLRSAVSAGEPLNDEVIRKFQEELNITIRDGYGQTESTLLIGNLKDTPLKQGSMGKAVSPGVAEVVDERGTPLPAGQVGDIAVHVSMPALFKNYYLEPERKQQNVRGEYFITGDRARMDEEGYFWFEGRGDDIIISSGYTIGPFEVEEALMKHPAVKECAAVASPDEIRGHIVKAFVVLKEGAAGSPQLVKQLQAHVKAVTAPYKYPRKIEFVAELPKTNTGKIRRVELREREERAALKVKSSI
- a CDS encoding amino acid ABC transporter ATP-binding protein, which codes for MGESLLSLEGVVKIFDKHPVLNGIDLEVAQGEVVVILGPSGCGKSTLLRCLNGLEPVQGGSIRFQGEDLTAGKAIWQQVRQKIGMVFQSYHLFPHMTVLENILLGPLKVQKRSRAEAAAEALQLLERVGLADKKDAYPRQLSGGQQQRIAIVRALIMHPQVMLFDEVTAALDPEMVKEVLEVMLDLAKRGMTMLIVTHEMGFARAVADRIVFMDQGEIRETAKPDEFFAGPRSERARQFLGQFFAIETGKGSGNL
- a CDS encoding transporter substrate-binding domain-containing protein, which codes for MKNSWKRALSVLSLLLLAGMLTACGGDSSGAAGGSAGAKEASGGGIQAIKDRGKLIVGVFSDKPPFGFTDELGNFIGFDNDLAKRFAKDLLGDETKIEFVTVEPASRIPYLQSGKVDLIVANMTVTDERAEQVDFTNPTMKVATQVLVADNSGIQTLDDLKGKKIIVTKGTTADIFLTENRPDIELVKYDKNTESLQALKDGRGDGYAQDNFILIGWAKDNPGFHLIEEKLEKEAPIAPAVQKGNTELRDWVNTELENLGKEQFLLQLYNKYVKDELGPDTDPNEVITEGGKL
- a CDS encoding phytanoyl-CoA dioxygenase family protein; the encoded protein is MNQLETSVIFDPKTDAYPSRVYAEPRWLPRQDPIVYGEWNAESGISKEHSDFYAKNGYLFLENFFGGAELKGYQEKAQRLREASRNLSSDEIIRQPGGEEVHSIFAIHRTHPVFQELSRHPRLLAIVEHVLGGPSYIHQSRINYKPAFTGKEFYWHSDFETWHVEDGMPRMRALSCLIALEDNYPFNGPLMVMPGSHQIFVSCVGQAPDDCSKEFIAPDQASLTELAKRCGIETPVGKAGSVLLFDCNLMHGSNSNITPYPRSNIFMVYNSVANKLAEPYFGKKPRPEYMAARTEF
- a CDS encoding amino acid ABC transporter permease — protein: MKLDTDFMIEHIPDFVRAAGLTLRIGVIAIVLSLAVAVLYAMILYFRVPVLRTLVRAHVEVARNTPLLIQLFFLYYGLPSLGIKLPGLTVAFIAMAFLGGGYFTEVFRSGLEAVDKNQEESGLAIGLSRRQLFRHIVLPQALRIAIPSLFANFIFLLKETTIVSAIAVPELLFTTTSYISLYYKTYEMLLMMTFCYLLIFLPLSFGLSWIERRYRHGAYGN